The genome window AGTAAGTGAAGCAATCTATCCACAAGATAGAAGTGTTTTGGAAACAAATGCTGCTCACACAGGTCTAGAAATTATTTGGGCACCAATTAATAAAGAAAGCGGATTAACAGACTTTGATAGAGTTAAAGAAATACTTGAAAGCGATAAAGAAATTGCAACATTTGCTTTTGGTCAAGTAAACTCACTTGGACTACTAGAAGATGTCGATGCCTTAACTGACTTATGTCGTGACAATGAAGTATTCTCAATTGCGATCATTGATCCTATGCTACTTGCTAAAGGTGGTTTAAAAAAGCCAAGTGAGTACGGAAGTGACAAGGCCGGTGCAACGATGATCGTTGGAGAAGGTCAACACCTATGCCTAGATGCTAACTACGGTGGCCCAGGACTAGGAATTTTCGGAATTCGTTTTAATGACGCTAATAAGAATCAGATTCGTCAAACAGCTGGGCGCTACGTAGGTAATGCTGTTGATATGAATAATCAAGAATGTCTTGCCATGGTTCTGTCAACACGTGAGCAACATATTCGCCGTGAGAAGGCCACAAGTAATATCTGCTCTAACCAGTCATTTGTTGCATCAATTGCAGGTGCGGCACTTTTAGCACTAGGAGATGAAGGCTTAGCTGAAAAGCTAGCGACAGCACGTCAAAACACTCAATACTTCTTATCAAATATTCTACACCTAGACGGAGTGGAACTTGCATTTGATGCTCCATACTTCAATGAAGTTGTTCTAAAACTTAACAAGAAAGTAAATGAAGTTCTTGCTTCAAGTGAAGAGCTAGTTGCGGGAAAAGATATTAGTGGCCGCCATAACCTAGAAGGAAATCTCTTAAAAGTTTCTTTTGGTGATCAACACACACAAGTAGAGCTAGACAATTTAATTGCACTCTTTAATAAAAACTTCGTAGCAAATAGTGAATCCGAATTCTTTATGCCAGAGATCCCTCAAACTTATATAAGAGAAGATGCTCCAGGAATTGCTACTTTCACAACTGATGAAGTTAAAGCATTCTATGACAAGTGTGGTAGTTTAAACGTATCTCCAGATGACGCCATCTATCCACTTGGTTCATGTACAATGAAATATAACCCTTACGTTAATGACTGGGCAGCAGGACTTGCTGGCTTTACAAAGGCGCACCCAGACTTAGACGATAAATATACGCAAGGAACACTTGAGTTACTTTATCATATTCAAGAAGACTTCAAGGCCATTACAGGACTTCCTGGGCTTGTAACTCAAGCAGTTGCAGGTGCTCAAGGAGAGCTCGTTGGAATCAAAATGTTTCAGGCCTACCATGCAGACAGAGGAAATGCAGACACGAAAAATGTTATTCTCATACCACGCTCTGCTCACGGAACAAACCCAGCAACAGCTGCGGTAGCTGGATTTGTCCCTGGAAAAGTTGATGGTAAACAAGTCGGGATCATTACTTTAGATGCAGATGAAAGAGGACAGATCGATCTTGAGCAATTAAAAGAGATTATTAAATCTGATGGTGAGAGAATTGCTGGTATAATGGTAACAAATCCAAATACAGCAGGTATCTTTGAAGAAAACTTTAAAGAAGTAGCAGACCTAATCCACTCTGTAGACGGACTAGTCTACATGGACGGTGCCAATATGAATGCTATTGCAGGGATCGTTTCACTTGAAAAATTAGGTGTTGATGCTTGTCACAACAATCTCCATAAGACTTGGACCATCCCACACGGTGGAGGTGGCCCAGGAGATGCTATTGTTGCTGTAAGTAACAAGCTTGTTGATTACATCCCAGGTACTCAAATTGAAAAATTAGCAAACGGATCATATAAGAAAGTTCGCGCACCAAAGTGTATTGGAGATTTTCACCGTCACGATGGAAATGTTGCTCACAAAGTACGTGCTTACACATACCTTAAGGCCTTAGGCCAAGATGGTGTTGTAACAATGTCACAGATTGCAGTTCTTAGTGCTCGTTACCTCTTCCAAAAACTAAAAGATGTTTATCCAATGCTTCCACATGGAGCAGATGAAACACCACGTATGCATGAATTCATCATTACATTAAGTGATGATATGTTTGCTCATATTGAGAAATCTGGAACTCTAAAAAACCAAGTTATTGCAAAAGTTGGTAAACTCTTCCTTGACTTTGGTCTCCATGCACCAACAGTTGCTTTCCCAGAAGTCTTTGGACTTATGATTGAGCCAACAGAGTCTTTTACAAAGAAAGAGTTAGATGACTTTACAGAAGTACTAGTAGCAATCAAGAACGTCCTTTCAGATTCTCCAGAAGTTCTTCAAACAGCACCTCACTTTACGGCAGTAAGTAAAGTTGACGAAGTCTGGGCAAATAAAAATCTTAAATTCTACCGCGAACTTGACAAGCTTTGGGAACTACCAAGCGATGAAGTTTCACCTAAGAGACTACGCTACAAGGATACACTCGAAGTTGTTAAGATGATTCAAGAAAAACACAATGAATTAAAGCAATAAAAAAAGGCCTGCAATGCAGGCCTTTATATATATTAGGTGTAGCAGAGATTGAAAAACATACGAATAATTCGAGAATAACAACAACACGAAATTTAACACGAATTTGGGGAACAAAGAACAACAACACAACTTTATCGATATGTTTATTCATCAATCCCTGCTACATTAATGAGTGGTTTATACGACGCGATTTTAGATGTTACAACCTATCATTTTTGCACGTGTAAATATTACAAAAGTAGTTTGTTGACCTAATAAGTCCTATTAAGAAAACTTAAAGATTAATAGTTCTAATCCTATTCTTACAGTAATTTTATTACAATTACTGTCTAAAGCGATTTATTTTCTTACTATAAAACTTCGTATTCTCTATATCCTGTAACTCAACACTAAGTGCAAATAACAGCTGATTATAGAGAAAAGAATCTTCATAACTTGATTCCCGTGCCTTGGCCTTAGTTAAGGCCTGTTTAGCTCCATAAATTTGCTTATAAGTAAGGATATAAAGGTAGTGATAATAAGCATTATCGCTATCTAGCTCACTTCCAGATCTAAAGTAATCTAATGCCTTTGGGTAATCTCCTAGCCTTGTATAATGCATCCCTAAGGCCGTGAGGACACTAGTATTTTGAGGGTTTACGACAAGACCTTGATTAAGAATATTTGCAGTCTGTGCCTCATTTCCAATTGAACGATGTAGATCCGCTAGGTTTATATAGGCCGGTATAAAGTGCGGATACTTTTTAATTGATGCCTCTAAAAGCTCAGCTGGACTTTCTGGAAATAGGCCAAATCGAGAAAGTGTTGCAAGTTTAAGAATATTATCAGGAGCATCACTATGGAGTTCAAGTAGAGTAAGATAAGCATCTAAGATAGGCTTTAACTCCTTACCAGTAGTACTCTTAAAATCAAACCCATGAGTAGCGAGTAAGTAAATTGCCGAAAAAGAAAGTGACTTAGGTCCTTGCTTAGCAATCTTAACAATAGAATCTTGGACTTGTGAAATATCTGGAAAGTTAAGAAGTAACTCAAGAGTTGCCTTCTTGATTAGAATAGAATCACTCGTTAATAAAGTTTCATAATCCTTCTTCTTCATACTAGGAAACTCTCTTAGCAACACAATTGCAGATGCTCTTCTCATCTCAGGCATCTTAATATTATTGATATATGAGAGAAGTTTCTTTTTATTATCGAAGTTCCCTTTCTTCATTTCTCCAATGATCTCTAAGAGCGAATCTCTAGTTTTAAGCTTCGTGAATTTCGTTTGAAACATTGTATTCATTTTCTCTTTAGAAATATCACCATGACAATTAGTACAACTATTTGGGATATTGTACTTAAGCGAATAATCTGGCCTAGGAATCACAAATTTATGATCTGCCCTCATATCAACTCCCATAAATGCCTTCTTTGGCATATGACAATCAACACAGCTTGCACTCGACTCTTTATGCTTATGATGATCATATTTCTCATAAGATAAATCGTGACATTGAAGACACAGAGAGTTCCCATCTTTCTTTAACTTGCCACTATGTGGATTATGACAATTAATACATTTCACTCCTTTATGAAACATTTTTGATTGAAGGAATGAGCCTCCAACAAAAGCTTCTTCAAGTTGTTGGCCATCAAGATGATATTGGCCATCATTAACAATCGTTAAAGAAAATTGATTAAAGAAATCTCCTGCAAAATCAGAATGAGTTGATATATCTTCTCTTAAACTGTGGCACGTAAGACAAGTAGTGTTTGCATCACCTTGTGTAATATACGTATGTTTACCACCGTCTTTTGCCGGAATAATTTCTTGATAACCTTTTGAAGGATTACGCCAAAAGCCTTTATTTGTAAGATTCTGATCCCTATCGGCTAGAGGCATCCTTGCCCACTTTAAGTGTGTTGAGGCATCGCCGTGGCATGAGAAGCATGAAATATTTTCGCTCAAATACTTAGTCTTATAAGAATCAGACTTAATATCATAGGACTTATCAAGGCCTGTTGAATGGCAGTTAGCACAACGATTATTCCAATTATTTACTCGATTATCCCACTTTAAAGAACCACTTAGATGAGGGTTTCGTTGTTCAACTTCACTTAGTGTATTAAACCATTTTTTTTCTTCTATATCCCACGCAATTGGTGCGACTTGAAATTTACCCTGTTTACCATAATCAATAACATATTGCTGTAAAGGGTAATGGCCAAATGTATAGAGAACTTTAAAATCAACTCCATCAATTGATATATAAAAATGATCATTATTATTTTTAAATTTGTAAATTGTCTTATTGGCCTTAAAGCTTCGATTATTAAAATCACCTTTAACTGACTGCTCACTTACTTTATTCATAGAATGGAAATGGTCTGAAGACTGCCATTGAGTTGAGATATTTTCGTGACATTGAAAGCAGGTAGAAGGATCGTTATTTATTTTTAACTCTTGATATGAAATTTTACCCGGGTCAAAATTTGACACCTCTAGTTTTTTTGAAAAACAAGAAGTTATTAAAAGAGTTATAATGGATAGGAAAAACAAATTTAGTAAATTATACACTAGTTGAGCTCACTTATTCTATTCTCATACTTAAATCTGTCCTTCAACAAGGTTTTCTTTAGCGTTAATTTTCTAAAGAATGGCCAATAATCCTCTGAAGGCCTACTCCCTGAAAAAAGATCAGTATAAAGAAGTTTCAAACCAACAACGGCCTCTTCATTAGAGATACTAGCGCCATCAATATCATATTTTTTGAAGAATGAAATTAGAGAGAGCTCGTTGGCCTCATGCGCAAATCGATATAAGTAGTTAATAAGACCAGCTGAATCACGATTATTGATAATTTTTTTTAATATACGACGACTTTCTAGATCTTGGCGAATGGAGTGATAAAAATAAAGAAATGATTCAAGGTTTAGTCTTATCAAATAAAAGAGAAATACTATAACAATGACTATAGCAACAATAGATAATTTTAGCTTATTAGATAAGTAGAATCCACCTAGTTTAACAGATAATTCTACGAGCTCGCTTGAAGCGACCTCCATATTCTCTAGATCATAAAAATGAATTTTAGAAGGGTTAAGTTTAACGTTGCCACCACGATTAAAGATGACAGTAATCTTTTGTCTTAAGATAGACTTAGCTGCCCCGCGATCAAATCGATCAGTCTTTTCTAAGATATCATAATAAAAGAAAACGTTATCCTGTTTTTCAAATCGAAACTCAGGAATGAGAGCAACACTTGTATTATGTGCCTCAATCTTATACTCGTAAACGAATGCATCTTGTCCTTTTGTTTTTTCACCTAATAAAATCAGGCTTTCTTCAACATTATTTGCGACAAAATCATAATCTTTATCAACTGCCTCAACTGAGAATTGAGGGCCATCAATAATAAGTTCACTCCGACTAACACGATTTGTTTCTTTGTTACGAATTATAACACCTAACTTAACCCCTTCAACTTGTTGGTCTCCACTATAGCTAGGAAAAACTTGTATACTCTGAGATTTTTCAAGAAATTGGCCTGAAGTTCTTATGAAATGTTCTCTTGACGACTGTTGCGTAGCAAGGCCTCTAGAGAATTGAATATCTAAAACAGAGACACTTACTTCTAGGTTGCGACGGTAGTTGATTAAGAGGTCAAAAACAACCAATTGTTTAGGAACAATCTTCAAATCACCACTGGTGGAAAATTTGAAATTAACTTCTCCAGAAGCAATATAATCATGAATATTTTCACCAGCGTAGACTTGATATTTTGAAAGCATCAAGAAAGAAAGGAGAATGAGAGTTATTAATTTAATCATCAATTACCTCTTCATTATCCTGAGATATTATTTCGATTTTTCGTGCTATAAAGTCTCGAAGGGGCGAGTGAACCTTATTAATCCACAAGTCAATATTTAATACTTTATTTGACTCATCAATATCTTGTTTTTTTCTATCTAGTACTTCTGCTCCACGTGAGACTTTGAATTTCTCACGGTATAGTTTTGCTTTCTCATCACCTTCGGCCCTCTGCGCAGAACTTGTTGCATCAATTTCAGCAACAAGCTTTTTCATGATCTCAGCATTCACCATAGCATATTTGGCATACGGCCCACCCATTTTAATTATTTTTTCATATTCAACTTGGGCAGAAAGATAGTATCCCATATGTGCTATAGAGTTAGCGTTTGCAAATTTTGAT of Bacteriovorax sp. BAL6_X contains these proteins:
- the gcvPB gene encoding aminomethyl-transferring glycine dehydrogenase subunit GcvPB, which produces MSHTQDVLNSTIEKLGFDPRNLKVNSGDLNRELAKNYISASDEEIKLMLNELGLETLEELFAHISDDVKFSSKIPLKKGLSYDELVTNLDELSKKNKIPTNFLGDGLPQFKIHEIVPYVCNIRGLTTAYTPYQPERSQGTLNTLWIYSSAISALTGFEAVNSSLYDRSTCLFEALKTGVRLARKKTKVLVSEAIYPQDRSVLETNAAHTGLEIIWAPINKESGLTDFDRVKEILESDKEIATFAFGQVNSLGLLEDVDALTDLCRDNEVFSIAIIDPMLLAKGGLKKPSEYGSDKAGATMIVGEGQHLCLDANYGGPGLGIFGIRFNDANKNQIRQTAGRYVGNAVDMNNQECLAMVLSTREQHIRREKATSNICSNQSFVASIAGAALLALGDEGLAEKLATARQNTQYFLSNILHLDGVELAFDAPYFNEVVLKLNKKVNEVLASSEELVAGKDISGRHNLEGNLLKVSFGDQHTQVELDNLIALFNKNFVANSESEFFMPEIPQTYIREDAPGIATFTTDEVKAFYDKCGSLNVSPDDAIYPLGSCTMKYNPYVNDWAAGLAGFTKAHPDLDDKYTQGTLELLYHIQEDFKAITGLPGLVTQAVAGAQGELVGIKMFQAYHADRGNADTKNVILIPRSAHGTNPATAAVAGFVPGKVDGKQVGIITLDADERGQIDLEQLKEIIKSDGERIAGIMVTNPNTAGIFEENFKEVADLIHSVDGLVYMDGANMNAIAGIVSLEKLGVDACHNNLHKTWTIPHGGGGPGDAIVAVSNKLVDYIPGTQIEKLANGSYKKVRAPKCIGDFHRHDGNVAHKVRAYTYLKALGQDGVVTMSQIAVLSARYLFQKLKDVYPMLPHGADETPRMHEFIITLSDDMFAHIEKSGTLKNQVIAKVGKLFLDFGLHAPTVAFPEVFGLMIEPTESFTKKELDDFTEVLVAIKNVLSDSPEVLQTAPHFTAVSKVDEVWANKNLKFYRELDKLWELPSDEVSPKRLRYKDTLEVVKMIQEKHNELKQ
- a CDS encoding ammonia-forming cytochrome c nitrite reductase subunit c552; this encodes MNKVSEQSVKGDFNNRSFKANKTIYKFKNNNDHFYISIDGVDFKVLYTFGHYPLQQYVIDYGKQGKFQVAPIAWDIEEKKWFNTLSEVEQRNPHLSGSLKWDNRVNNWNNRCANCHSTGLDKSYDIKSDSYKTKYLSENISCFSCHGDASTHLKWARMPLADRDQNLTNKGFWRNPSKGYQEIIPAKDGGKHTYITQGDANTTCLTCHSLREDISTHSDFAGDFFNQFSLTIVNDGQYHLDGQQLEEAFVGGSFLQSKMFHKGVKCINCHNPHSGKLKKDGNSLCLQCHDLSYEKYDHHKHKESSASCVDCHMPKKAFMGVDMRADHKFVIPRPDYSLKYNIPNSCTNCHGDISKEKMNTMFQTKFTKLKTRDSLLEIIGEMKKGNFDNKKKLLSYINNIKMPEMRRASAIVLLREFPSMKKKDYETLLTSDSILIKKATLELLLNFPDISQVQDSIVKIAKQGPKSLSFSAIYLLATHGFDFKSTTGKELKPILDAYLTLLELHSDAPDNILKLATLSRFGLFPESPAELLEASIKKYPHFIPAYINLADLHRSIGNEAQTANILNQGLVVNPQNTSVLTALGMHYTRLGDYPKALDYFRSGSELDSDNAYYHYLYILTYKQIYGAKQALTKAKARESSYEDSFLYNQLLFALSVELQDIENTKFYSKKINRFRQ